The genomic DNA GAGTATGCAAGCTAAAGTAGGAGAAATTGCAGGAAAGCGACCCGTTATTTTAGTTGCGGACGCAGAGGATACGGCGAAAGAGATGTATATCAAACAAGGTTATACTTATGTAAGTTTTCAATATAGTGCGCTCAAAGAACACATTGACGCGCATCCATCAGGATCTGCCGATCTACATATTTAGTTTAAAGATAATGTTAAATTACGTGATTAAGCTATTTTGGGAAACTGAAGTAAAGATTGAAGGCTGTACATCTATAAAAAAGCAATTGCATATCAAATGAATCGAGCGCTAAGCTGATAGTTATTTAACGTCAACTTAGCGCTTTTTTTATTAGCGCTTTTCATTTAAAGGTTTTGAACGCGTTCTGGATGACTGTAAATGTTAAAGTGACCGTCTCGAACAAAGCCAATGGCCGTAATATTCAAGTCTTCAGCGAGTTGAACTGCAAGTGTCGTAGGAGCAGATTTAGAAATAATCATACCTACACCGATTTTAGCTGCTTTAATTAAGATTTCGGACGAGATACGACCGCTAAAAATGAGGATTTTATCTCGCACAATAATATGGCGTTCGATACAATAACCATAAAGTTTATCCAACGCATTATGCCGTCCGATATCTTGACGGTGAATGTAAAATTGAGCGCCATCACTAATAGCAGCATTATGAAGCCCACCAGTAGCGTGGAAGACTTCGCTTTGTTCTTGTAGCTCAGCCATCATCGTTAAGACTTGCTCGGGTGTGACTTGGATGGTGGTCATTGCTGTTTTAGCAATAGCGGCATCGTTTTGAAAATAAAATTCGCGACTTTTACCACAACATGAAGCGACTAAACGTTTGGTTGATAGTTGGATTCGGTCATGAAGCGGGACTGTCGTTTCGACATGTGCATAACCCCTTTGATCATCAATGTCTATAGATTTAAGTTCATCTCTTTTAAGTATCACACCTTCAGATGCAAGAAAGCCTAATACCAATTCTTCGATATAGTTTGGACTACATATGACGGTCGCAAACTCTTCTTGATTCACCATTATCGTGAGTGGGAATTCGGTGACGTAATCATCTGTCGTTGCATATAATTTTCCATTCTCATAACGTATAATGGACTGATTTAAACGAATATCTGAGTCCAATCGTCTATCGCCCCTTTCAATGTGAAAATTGTTAAATGTGTTTGACACAAAACTGACAGACTATATAGCTTTTATTTTAAGTGTTAATGCTGTCTATTAAAAGAAATATTACGAGTATGGTCATTGAAAACAGTCATTTAAGTTAGTAAAATGTAGTAAACAAACTAAGGAAGTGTAAATTACGATGGCAAGTATAAGAGAAATAGCGAAAGAGGCAGGCGTTAGTCCAGGTACAGTTTCTCGTGTTTTGAACGAAGACCCTTCATTATCCGTTGCAACCGCAACGAGAGAACGCATTATTGAAATTGCAAATAGATTACGTTATACAAAGCAAAAACGATTGACCCGTCAAATCCAAATTGTGACACATGCATCGAAGGAAAAGGAAATGATCGATCCTTATTATAGAGAGCTTCGTTTGGCAATTGAAAAGGAAGTTCAACATTTAAACCTTACTTTAAAAAAGACGATACGCACGCATGAAATCAAACACTATAACATGTTGGAGCGTATTCAAAAGGCAGGTTCAGTCATCGTCATTGGACCTTTTAAGCAGTCATTTATCGAACAGCTTTATCAATATAACGAGCGGCTTATTTTAATCAATCAGTTAGATGCACCGAGTGGTATTGATGCCGTTTCTTCTGATTTGTATCAAAGTATGACAGCATTATTGAGTGGTATTCAAAAGCGGCAAATAGAATCGATTGTCTATGTGGGTGGTGAAACTAAAATACGAGGCATAGGTTCAGATTATAGCCTTCAGTTGGATGCGAGACAACGTGCCTATATGGATTGGTGCGACTTAAATCAGAAAACACCTGTTGTTTACCCGTCTGGCTGGGATCGGGAAAGTGGCTTAGAAGTAGGACAGAAAATAGCGCAACAGTCGACCTTGCCTGAATTGGTTATTGCTGGTAATGATATGCTTGCGGTAGGTGTCATCCAAGGATTACAACAGTATGGCGTTCATATTCCAGAGGATACACAAATTGTGAGCTTTAATGATTCTGAAATGAGCCAATATACCGTACCTATGATATCAAGTGTTCGTATTCCGATAGAGGAGTTTGGGCGCCAAGCTGTGCGTTTGGCCCAAGATTTAATGAAAGGACAACGCGAAGTCGCCATTCATATGCAGCTTAATACAGCATTGCAATACCGAAGTAGTTTTCCTAAGCGCTAGCCTCTATTGACAGCCCTTTCACTAAACAGTAAAATGTAATTGATGTTTACTATAAATTTAACTTTGAGGTGTGACCTATGCAAAATCTAACGCAAAAATTTACTGACATTTTCCATGAAGCACCCACATTGACAGCTTTTGCACCTGGACGGATTAATTTAATTGGTGAGCATACGGATTATAATGGAGGATTTGTTTTCCCAGCTGCAATTGAATTAGGCACGTATGGTGCGATTTCTAAGAGATCCGACAGACTGATTCAACTATACTCTACAAATTTTGAAGAAGTCGGTGTGATTTCGTTTGATTTAGACCATTTGTATTATGAGAGTTCAGATCAATGGGGCAATTATCCTAAAGGTATTATTCGCTTTCTTGTTGAACGATATCCTCAGATTGAAACAGGCTTCAATATCATTTATGAAGGTAACATTCCGAATGGCGCCAGTTTATCTTCATCTGCTTCAATCGAGTTGCTTACTGGCCATTTAATTACGACTTTATTTCACATTAACATGAATCGATTAGAGCTTGTTAAAATGGGGCAGCGTGTTGAAAATGACTTTATTGGTGTGAATTCTGGAATTATGGACCAATTTATTATTGGGTTTGGTAAAAAGGATCATGCAA from Staphylococcus schleiferi includes the following:
- the fdhD gene encoding formate dehydrogenase accessory sulfurtransferase FdhD: MDSDIRLNQSIIRYENGKLYATTDDYVTEFPLTIMVNQEEFATVICSPNYIEELVLGFLASEGVILKRDELKSIDIDDQRGYAHVETTVPLHDRIQLSTKRLVASCCGKSREFYFQNDAAIAKTAMTTIQVTPEQVLTMMAELQEQSEVFHATGGLHNAAISDGAQFYIHRQDIGRHNALDKLYGYCIERHIIVRDKILIFSGRISSEILIKAAKIGVGMIISKSAPTTLAVQLAEDLNITAIGFVRDGHFNIYSHPERVQNL
- a CDS encoding LacI family DNA-binding transcriptional regulator, which codes for MASIREIAKEAGVSPGTVSRVLNEDPSLSVATATRERIIEIANRLRYTKQKRLTRQIQIVTHASKEKEMIDPYYRELRLAIEKEVQHLNLTLKKTIRTHEIKHYNMLERIQKAGSVIVIGPFKQSFIEQLYQYNERLILINQLDAPSGIDAVSSDLYQSMTALLSGIQKRQIESIVYVGGETKIRGIGSDYSLQLDARQRAYMDWCDLNQKTPVVYPSGWDRESGLEVGQKIAQQSTLPELVIAGNDMLAVGVIQGLQQYGVHIPEDTQIVSFNDSEMSQYTVPMISSVRIPIEEFGRQAVRLAQDLMKGQREVAIHMQLNTALQYRSSFPKR